Proteins co-encoded in one Setaria viridis chromosome 9, Setaria_viridis_v4.0, whole genome shotgun sequence genomic window:
- the LOC117839252 gene encoding polygalacturonase, whose amino-acid sequence MAPRKVHLVFSAPLLALLFLSSALMAGLAAATSNGTSADDARGRSLASPSQGGVFSLDRYGARGDGRHDDAEALVKAWEAACASPGPAVVLVPGGKRYLLKVVRLSGPCKSGVTLAVKGTLVASPNRADWSDKDRRHWLVFRGVDELTVNGGGAVDGNGETWWKHSCKINKAMPCKEAPTALSFHFCTNLKVEDLKVMNSQQIHMSIEDCTNVQLRGLSITASGTSPNTDGIHITRSKDVQVTNCKIRTGDDCMSIENGTHNLHVSKVVCGPGHGISIGSLGDDNSRAEVSGITIDAVQLYGTTNGARIKTYQGGSGYAKDITFQNMIMNNVKNPIIIDQNYCDKAKPCKAQESAVEVSNVVFKNIRGTTITKDAIKLNCSRNVPCHGITLQNIDLKMEAGDGAAESTCQNAKWRKVGTVLPQPCTSKN is encoded by the exons ATGGCGCCCCGTAAGGTGCATCTCGTGTTCTCGGCTCCCCTCCTCGCGCTGCTCTTCTTGTCCAGCGCTCTAATGGCCGGCTTGGCCGCGGCCACGAGCAATGGCACTTCGGCCGATGACGCTAGGGGAAGGTCCCTGGCGTCGCCGTCCCAGGGCGGCGTGTTCAGCCTCGACCGCTACGGCGCCcgcggcgacgggaggcacgaCGACGCGGAGGCGCTGGTCAAGGCGTGGGAGGCGGCGTGCGCCTCGCCGGGTCCGGCCGTCGTGCTCGTCCCCGGCGGCAAGCGCTACCTGCTCAAGGTCGTGAGGCTCTCGGGCCCGTGCAAGTCCGGCGTCACGCTCGCGGTCAAGGGCACGCTGGTGGCGTCGCCGAACAGGGCGGACTGGAGCGACAAGGACAGGAGGCACTGGCTCGTGTTCCGGGGCGTCGACGAGCTCACcgtcaacggcggcggcgccgtcgatgGGAACGGCGAGACGTGGTGGAAGCATTCCTGCAAGATCAACAAGGCTATG CCATGCAAGGAGGCTCCGACGGCGTTGTCGTTCCATTTCTGCACGAACTTGAAGGTGGAGGATCTGAAAGTTATGAACAGCCAACAGATCCACATGTCGATCGAGGATTGCACCAACGTTCAATTGAGAGGCCTGTCAATCACAGCGTCCGGCACGAGCCCTAACACTGACGGCATCCACATCACACGCAGCAAGGATGTGCAGGTCACGAACTGCAAGATCAGGACTG GAGACGATTGCATGTCAATTGAGAACGGGACGCATAATCTTCACGTCTCAAAAGTTGTGTGCGGACCAGGGCATGGCATCAGCATTGGAAGCCTAGGAGACGACAACTCAAGGGCTGAAGTCTCTGGCATTACAATTGACGCGGTGCAGCTATACGGCACAACCAATGGAGCACGCATCAAGACATACCAGGGAGGAAGTGGCTACGCGAAGGATATCACGTTCCAAAACATGATCATGAACAATGTCAAGAACCCAATAATCATCGACCAGAACTACTGCGACAAGGCTAAGCCATGCAAAGCGCAGGAGTCAGCAGTGGAGGTCAGCAATGTGGTCTTCAAGAACATCAGGGGCACAACCATTACCAAGGACGCCATCAAGCTGAACTGCAGCAGGAATGTGCCATGCCATGGCATTACCCTGCAGAACATTGACCTGAAGATGGAGGCCGGCGATGGTGCCGCAGAAAGCACCTGCCAGAACGCAAAATGGAGAAAAGTTGGGACGGTTCTTCCACAGCCGTGCACCTCCAAAAACTAG
- the LOC117839250 gene encoding chaperonin-like RbcX protein 2, chloroplastic: MAGVQMMPAAVDVAGLRKTRAGAAPSGGSSVSTTSLFAGDYRRRARRPSCSVRALRQSRSRGGLGIVCNLGGQYDDTFDDVQLQLMNYFTYKAVRTVLTQLYEMNPSNYRWFYNFVAVNKPTDGKLFLRALSKERQELAERVMITRLHLYGKWIKKCDHAKMYEMISDENLTLMRERLMETVIWPTDDTNTEKIG, translated from the exons ATGGCCGGAGTTCAGATGATGCCGGCGGCCGTGGACGTAGCGGGGCTGAGGAAGACGCGCGCGGGGGCCGCACCGTCGGGCGGTTCATCGGTGAGCACCACCAGCTTGTTCGCGGGGGATTACAGGAGGAGGGCTCGCCGGCCGTCCTGCTCGGTCAGGGCCCTCAGGCAGAGCCGGAGCAGGGGAGGGCTCGGCATCGTCTGTAACCTCGGGGGGCAGTACGATGATACCTTCGATGACGTCCAGCTG CAACTGATGAACTACTTCACCTACAAAGCCGTCAGGACCGTGCTGACCCAGCTCTACGAGATGAACCCATCAAACTACCGTTGGTTCTACAA CTTCGTTGCTGTCAACAAACCTACTGATGGAAAGCTGTTCCTTCGTGCTCTCAGCAAG GAGAGGCAGGAGCTTGCCGAACGGGTGATGATAACAAGGCTTCACCTGTACGGGAAATGGATAAAG AAATGTGACCATGCGAAGATGTACGAGATGATCTCCGACGAGAACCTGACGCTGATGCGGGAGCGGCTCATGGAGACGGTCATCTGGCCAACCGATGACACCAACACAGAGAAGATCGGCTGA
- the LOC117839251 gene encoding protein MALE DISCOVERER 2, translated as MALAMRVMSLLPATIAVMIAAASWGAHGGASDEASALLALKAELAGSGSGMLASWNGTAGVCGWEGVACTGGQVVALSLPSYGLAGALSPAIGNLTFLRTLNLSSNWFQGEVPASIGRLARLQTLDLSYNAFSAMGRLRVRERT; from the exons ATGGCATTGGCAATGCGCGTCATGAGCTTGCTTCCTGCCACCATCGCCGTGATGATCGCAGCAGCCTCCTGGGGAGCGCACGGCGGTGCCAGCGACGAGGCCAGCGCGCTGCTTGCTTTAAAGGCTGAGCTCGCCGGCAGCGGCTCCGGCATGCTTGCATCCTGGAATGGCACCGCTGGCGTCTGCGGCTGGGAGGGCGTGGCGTGCACCGGCGGCCAGGTGGTGGCACTGAGCCTGCCCTCCTATGGGCTCGCCGGAGCCCTCTCCCCGGCCATTGGGAACCTCACTTTCCTGCGGACCCTGAACCTGAGTTCCAACTGGTTCCAAGGGGAGGTCCCAGCAAGCATCGGCCGCCTAGCGCGTCTGCAGACGCTTGATCTGAGCTACAATGCGTTCTCTG CAATGGGTCGATTAAGAGTCAGGGAGCGTACGTGA
- the LOC117839821 gene encoding polygalacturonase ADPG2, whose translation MASRKPLQLLFFLALLFLSGGALAGAAAGSTTTNGTASAAGAAAPAAITRAGGIRSLASSSPSSQGGGVFSLDRYGARGDGRHDDTRALAKAWKAACASPRPAVVLVPGGKRYLLKLVRLAGPCKSSVVLTVKGTLVASPNRADWSDRDRRHWIVFSAVDKLTVNGGGAVDGNGETWWKHSCKINKAMPCKEAPTALSFHYCTGLRVQDLKIVNSQQIHMSIEDCTNVQLAGLSITASGTSPNTDGIHITRSKDVQVTNCKIKTGDDCMSIENGTHNLYVSKVVCGPGHGISIGSLGDDNSRAEVSGITIDTVQLYGTTNGARIKTYQGGSGYAKDITFQNMIMDNVKNPIIIDQNYCDKDKPCKAQGSAVEVSNVVFKNIRGTTVTKDAIKLNCSKNVPCHGITLQNIDLKMEGGDGAAESTCQNAKWRKSGTVRPQPCTSKN comes from the exons ATGGCGTCCCGCAAGCCGCTGCAGCTTTTGTTCTTCCTCGCGCTGCTCTTCTTGTCCGGCGGCGCCCTAGCAGGTGCTGCCGCGGGCAGCACGACGACCAACGgcaccgcctcggccgccggaGCTGCCGCGCCGGCTGCCATCACTAGGGCCGGCGGCATAAGGTCcctggcgtcgtcgtcgccgtcgtcccaAGGCGGCGGTGTGTTCAGCCTCGACCGCTacggcgcgcgcggcgacggaCGGCACGACGACACGCGGGCGCTCGCCAAGGCGTGGAAGGCGGCGTGcgcctcgccgcggccggccgtCGTGCTTGTCCCCGGCGGCAAGCGCTACCTGCTCAAGCTCGTCAGGCTCGCCGGGCCATGCAAGTCCAGCGTTGTGCTGACAGTGAAGGGCACGCTGGTGGCGTCGCCGAACAGGGCCGACTGGAGCGACAGGGACAGGAGGCACTGGATCGTGTTCAGTGCCGTCGACAAGCTCACCgtcaatggcggcggcgccgtcgacggcAACGGCGAGACGTGGTGGAAGCACTCGTGCAAGATCAACAAGGCCATG CCGTGCAAGGAGGCGCCAACGGCCTTGTCATTCCACTACTGCACAGGTTTGAGAGTGCAGGACCTGAAAATTGTGAACAGCCAGCAAATCCACATGTCGATCGAGGATTGCACCAACGTACAGTTGGCAGGCCTGTCCATCACAGCGTCCGGCACGAGCCCGAACACCGACGGCATCCACATCACCCGCAGCAAGGATGTGCAGGTCACGAACTGCAAGATCAAGACTG GGGATGATTGCATGTCCATCGAGAACGGGACGCATAATCTCTACGTCTCGAAAGTTGTATGTGGGCCAGGGCACGGGATTAGCATTGGAAGTTTAGGAGATGACAACTCTAGAGCTGAAGTCTCCGGCATTACCATAGACACGGTGCAATTGTACGGCACAACCAATGGAGCACGCATCAAGACGTACCAAGGAGGGAGTGGTTACGCCAAGGATATCACATTCCAAAACATGATCATGGACAATGTCAAGAACCCGATAATCATCGACCAAAACTACTGCGACAAGGATAAGCCATGCAAAGCTCAGGGGTCAGCGGTGGAGGTCAGCAACGTGGTGTTCAAGAACATCAGGGGGACAACCGTTACCAAGGACGCCATCAAGCTCAACTGCAGCAAGAATGTCCCGTGCCATGGCATCACCCTGCAGAACATTGACCTGAAGATGGAGGGCGGCGATGGTGCCGCAGAAAGCACATGCCAGAACGCCAAATGGAGAAAATCCGGAACGGTTCGCCCGCAGCCGTGCACCTCCAAAAACTAG
- the LOC117837111 gene encoding uncharacterized protein isoform X2: MEDRPSDLKLGGSSRRGSGEASAAAAADGTDTTSAWTGGKKPKIQSTPTSGSGDIGKVARDDDDDHSSAKIIVREQEQGPEQIEGIDWDQDKLDEKIDCYLQQLNRGLPDSDDDDFWVHCHDRQRREMNERLALCRIIAHEEEHRKLDDESLKAIYPANVLEDEEYYESYELDFEWYFDPQYCNYARLQDYQRLMLRNNWESRNELQVIHS; encoded by the exons ATGGAGGATCGCCCCTCTGATCTCAAGCTCGGTGGTAGCAGCCGCCGAGGATCCGGAGaagcctctgctgctgctgctgctgatgggaCGGACACAACAAGCGCATGGACCGGTGGAAAGAAGCCCAAGATCCAGAGCACACCAACCTCTGGCTCTGGGGATATCGGCAAGGTTGCGAGggatgacgatgatgatcaTTCTTCTGCCAAGATTATTGTCCGAGAGCAAGAGCAAGGGCCAGAGCAAATCGAAGGCATTGATTGGGATCAGGATAAGCTCGACGAGAAGATCGACTGTTATCTTCAGCAGTTGAACCGTGGCCTCCCTGATAGCGACGATGATGACTTTTGGGTTCACTGTCATGACAGACAGCGCCGGGAGATGAACGAACGGCTCGCCCTGTGCCGGATCATAGCACATGAG GAGGAACACCGGAAACTGGACGATGAAAGTCTGAAAGCGATCTACCCTGCGAATGTTCTTGAAGACGAGGAGTACTACGAGTCGTATGAGCTCGATTTCGAATGGTACTTTGATCCTCAATACTGCAACTATGCTCGCTTGCAAGACTACCAGCGGCTTATGCTTCGGAACAAT
- the LOC117837111 gene encoding uncharacterized protein isoform X1: MEDRPSDLKLGGSSRRGSGEASAAAAADGTDTTSAWTGGKKPKIQSTPTSGSGDIGKVARDDDDDHSSAKIIVREQEQGPEQIEGIDWDQDKLDEKIDCYLQQLNRGLPDSDDDDFWVHCHDRQRREMNERLALCRIIAHEEEHRKLDDESLKAIYPANVLEDEEYYESYELDFEWYFDPQYCNYARLQDYQRLMLRNNVGNAWLYASVTVQFNYTP, translated from the exons ATGGAGGATCGCCCCTCTGATCTCAAGCTCGGTGGTAGCAGCCGCCGAGGATCCGGAGaagcctctgctgctgctgctgctgatgggaCGGACACAACAAGCGCATGGACCGGTGGAAAGAAGCCCAAGATCCAGAGCACACCAACCTCTGGCTCTGGGGATATCGGCAAGGTTGCGAGggatgacgatgatgatcaTTCTTCTGCCAAGATTATTGTCCGAGAGCAAGAGCAAGGGCCAGAGCAAATCGAAGGCATTGATTGGGATCAGGATAAGCTCGACGAGAAGATCGACTGTTATCTTCAGCAGTTGAACCGTGGCCTCCCTGATAGCGACGATGATGACTTTTGGGTTCACTGTCATGACAGACAGCGCCGGGAGATGAACGAACGGCTCGCCCTGTGCCGGATCATAGCACATGAG GAGGAACACCGGAAACTGGACGATGAAAGTCTGAAAGCGATCTACCCTGCGAATGTTCTTGAAGACGAGGAGTACTACGAGTCGTATGAGCTCGATTTCGAATGGTACTTTGATCCTCAATACTGCAACTATGCTCGCTTGCAAGACTACCAGCGGCTTATGCTTCGGAACAATGTAGGTAACGCTTGGCTATATGCAAGTGTCACTGTTCAATTCAATTATACTCCTTAG